A genomic region of Bradyrhizobium sp. ORS 278 contains the following coding sequences:
- a CDS encoding amidohydrolase, producing the protein MSDHPDLILHRGLFTTLDRSNPQADAVAIKDGLFTAVGHAQDVMKLAGPQTQVIDLRGRRVLPGLIDNHLHIIRGGLNFNMELRWDGVRSLADAMAMLKAQVAITPPPQWVRVVGGFTEHQFAEKRLPTIDELNAVAPETPVFLLHLYDRAILNGAALRAVGYDKDTPQPPGGEIVRDAQGNPTGLLLAKPNAAILYATLAKGPKLPFDYQLNSTRHFMRELNRLGVTGAIDAGGGFQNYPDDYAVIQKLADDGQLTIRLAYNLFTQKPKGEKDDFLRWTQSSAYKQGNDYFRHNGAGEMLVFSAADFEDFRVPRPDMPAEMEGELEQVVRILVQNKWPWRLHATYDETISRALDVFEKVNQDMPLEGLHWFFDHAETISDQSIDRIAALGGGIAVQHRMAYQGEYFVERYGCGAAEATPPVKKILDKGVKVSAGTDATRVASYNPWVSLSWLVTGRTVGGLRLYPQRNCLDRETALRMWTENVTWFSNEEGRKGRIAVGQLADLIVPDRDYFACAEVEIADITSHLTMVGGRIVYAAADFKPLDEGAPPPAMPDWSPVRRFGGYGAWLDKGEDGKVRAQAMQMCGCANACGVHGHDHARSWSSQLPVSDLKSFWGALGCACWAV; encoded by the coding sequence ATGAGCGACCATCCCGATCTCATCCTGCATCGCGGCCTGTTCACGACGCTCGACCGCTCCAATCCGCAGGCGGATGCGGTGGCGATCAAGGATGGCTTGTTCACCGCCGTCGGTCATGCGCAGGACGTCATGAAGCTCGCCGGCCCGCAGACGCAGGTGATCGATCTCAGGGGCCGGCGTGTGCTGCCGGGGCTGATCGATAATCACCTGCATATCATCCGCGGCGGGCTCAATTTTAACATGGAGCTGCGCTGGGACGGCGTGCGCTCGCTCGCCGACGCGATGGCGATGCTGAAGGCGCAGGTCGCGATCACGCCGCCGCCGCAATGGGTCCGCGTGGTCGGCGGCTTCACCGAGCATCAGTTCGCCGAGAAGCGGCTGCCGACGATCGATGAGCTGAACGCCGTGGCGCCGGAGACGCCGGTGTTCCTGCTGCATCTCTACGACCGCGCGATCCTCAACGGCGCCGCGCTGCGCGCCGTCGGCTACGACAAGGACACGCCGCAGCCGCCGGGCGGCGAGATCGTGCGCGATGCCCAGGGCAATCCGACAGGGTTGCTGCTCGCCAAGCCCAATGCCGCGATCCTCTACGCGACGCTGGCCAAGGGACCGAAGCTGCCGTTCGATTACCAGCTCAACTCGACGCGCCACTTCATGCGCGAGCTGAACCGGCTCGGCGTCACCGGCGCGATCGATGCCGGCGGCGGCTTCCAGAACTATCCGGACGACTACGCCGTGATCCAGAAGCTCGCCGATGACGGCCAGCTCACCATCCGGCTCGCCTACAATCTGTTCACGCAGAAGCCGAAGGGCGAGAAGGACGATTTCCTGCGCTGGACACAGAGCTCGGCCTACAAGCAGGGCAACGACTATTTCCGCCACAACGGCGCCGGCGAGATGCTGGTGTTCTCGGCCGCCGATTTCGAGGATTTCCGCGTGCCGCGGCCGGATATGCCGGCCGAAATGGAGGGCGAGCTCGAGCAGGTCGTGCGCATCCTGGTGCAGAACAAATGGCCGTGGCGGCTGCACGCGACCTATGACGAGACCATCTCGCGGGCGCTCGATGTGTTCGAGAAGGTCAACCAGGACATGCCGCTCGAAGGGCTGCACTGGTTCTTCGACCATGCCGAGACGATCTCGGATCAGTCGATCGACCGCATCGCCGCGCTCGGCGGCGGCATCGCCGTGCAGCATCGCATGGCCTATCAGGGCGAGTATTTCGTTGAACGCTATGGCTGTGGCGCCGCCGAGGCGACGCCACCGGTGAAGAAGATCCTGGACAAAGGCGTGAAGGTCTCCGCCGGCACCGACGCGACCCGCGTCGCGTCCTACAATCCCTGGGTCTCGCTGTCCTGGCTGGTGACGGGGCGCACCGTCGGCGGCCTGCGGCTGTACCCGCAGCGCAATTGCCTCGACCGCGAGACGGCGCTGCGGATGTGGACGGAGAACGTCACCTGGTTCTCCAATGAGGAAGGCCGGAAGGGCCGCATCGCCGTCGGGCAGCTCGCCGATCTGATCGTGCCGGATCGCGACTACTTCGCCTGCGCCGAGGTCGAGATCGCTGACATCACGAGCCATCTCACCATGGTCGGTGGCCGCATCGTCTACGCGGCGGCCGACTTCAAGCCGCTCGACGAAGGGGCACCGCCGCCCGCGATGCCCGACTGGTCGCCGGTGCGCCGCTTCGGCGGCTACGGCGCTTGGCTCGACAAGGGGGAGGACGGCAAGGTGCGTGCCCAGGCGATGCAGATGTGCGGCTGCGCCAATGCCTGCGGCGTGCACGGCCACGATCACGCGCGCTCCTGGTCGAGCCAGCTGCCGGTGTCCGATCTCAAGAGCTTTTGGGGCGCGCTCGGCTGCGCCTGCTGGGCCGTGTGA
- a CDS encoding XapX domain-containing protein → MKIYLFSLGAGLLVGVIYSLLHVRSPAPPLVALVGLLGILVGEQVIPVGRQLLNGSSLAAAWQKAACATHIFGLLPGHHGRAETTNSPAPDEKAS, encoded by the coding sequence ATGAAGATCTATCTGTTCTCGCTCGGGGCAGGGCTTCTGGTCGGCGTGATCTACAGCCTGCTTCACGTCCGCTCGCCGGCGCCGCCTCTGGTGGCGCTGGTCGGCCTACTCGGCATCCTCGTCGGAGAGCAGGTGATTCCCGTGGGCCGGCAGCTCCTGAACGGCAGCAGCCTTGCTGCGGCCTGGCAGAAGGCGGCCTGCGCCACGCACATCTTCGGCCTGCTGCCCGGCCATCACGGCCGGGCAGAGACCACGAACTCTCCTGCGCCAGACGAGAAGGCCTCATGA
- a CDS encoding hydrolase, producing MSKLEMLTPQNCAVALIDYQPAMYQGVQSHDRLGVFNNIQIVAKAAKLFKIPTVLTTVAKDSFSGPFMPEVTELFPEHDIVDRTAMNSWLDAGFRKQVAATGRKKFIIAGLWTEACVLFPTLDMLREGYEVYIPADACGDLSLEAHNRAMDRAVQAGAVPITSCQFAFELQQDWARAETYDGMMEILKAHSPYGIQIRFSKWALGEHASEGGTKAA from the coding sequence ATGTCCAAGCTCGAAATGCTCACCCCGCAGAACTGCGCGGTGGCGCTGATCGACTATCAGCCTGCGATGTATCAGGGCGTGCAGTCGCACGACCGTCTCGGCGTGTTCAACAACATCCAGATCGTCGCCAAGGCGGCCAAGCTGTTCAAGATCCCGACCGTGCTCACCACGGTCGCCAAGGATTCGTTCTCGGGCCCGTTCATGCCCGAGGTGACCGAGCTGTTTCCGGAGCATGACATCGTCGACCGCACGGCGATGAACTCCTGGCTCGACGCCGGCTTCCGCAAGCAGGTCGCCGCCACGGGGCGCAAGAAGTTCATCATCGCTGGACTCTGGACCGAGGCCTGCGTGCTGTTTCCGACGCTCGACATGCTGCGCGAGGGCTACGAGGTCTACATCCCGGCCGATGCGTGCGGCGATCTGTCGCTGGAGGCGCACAACCGCGCGATGGATCGTGCGGTGCAGGCCGGCGCGGTGCCGATCACCTCGTGCCAGTTCGCCTTCGAGCTGCAGCAGGATTGGGCGCGCGCCGAAACCTATGACGGCATGATGGAGATCCTCAAGGCGCATTCGCCCTACGGCATCCAGATCCGCTTCTCGAAATGGGCGCTCGGCGAGCACGCCTCCGAGGGCGGCACCAAGGCGGCCTGA
- a CDS encoding alpha/beta fold hydrolase produces the protein MPVLKTNDGTEIYYKDWGAGQPIVFSHGWPLSSDDWDAQMMFFLNHGFRVVAHDRRGHGRSAQVSDGHDMDHYADDLAALTAQLDLKNAIHVGHSTGGGEVVHYLARHGESRAAKAAIIAAVPPLMVQTAANPGGLPKSVFDDFQTQVATRRAEFYRDVAAGPFYGFNKPDAKPSEAVIQNWWRQGMMGSAKAHYDGVVAFSQTDFTEDLKKLSLPVLVMHSEDDQIVPYADSAPLSAKLLKNGTLKTYKAFPHGMPTTEAATINADLLAFIKG, from the coding sequence ATGCCCGTTCTGAAAACCAACGACGGCACAGAGATTTACTACAAGGATTGGGGCGCCGGTCAGCCGATCGTGTTCAGCCATGGCTGGCCGCTGTCGTCGGATGATTGGGACGCCCAGATGATGTTCTTCCTCAATCACGGCTTCCGCGTCGTCGCCCATGACCGGCGCGGCCACGGCCGCTCCGCCCAGGTGTCCGACGGCCACGACATGGATCACTACGCCGACGATCTCGCGGCGCTGACTGCGCAGCTGGACCTCAAGAACGCCATCCATGTCGGCCATTCGACCGGCGGCGGCGAGGTCGTGCATTATCTGGCGCGCCACGGCGAGAGCCGCGCCGCCAAGGCCGCGATCATCGCCGCGGTGCCGCCGCTGATGGTGCAAACGGCGGCCAATCCCGGTGGTCTGCCAAAATCGGTGTTCGACGACTTCCAGACCCAGGTCGCGACCCGTCGCGCCGAATTCTATCGCGACGTCGCCGCCGGCCCGTTCTACGGTTTCAACAAGCCGGACGCCAAACCATCCGAGGCCGTTATCCAGAACTGGTGGCGGCAGGGCATGATGGGCAGCGCCAAGGCGCATTATGACGGCGTGGTCGCGTTCTCGCAGACCGACTTCACCGAGGATCTGAAGAAGCTCTCGCTACCGGTGCTGGTGATGCACAGTGAGGACGACCAGATCGTGCCTTACGCCGATTCCGCGCCGCTGTCGGCCAAGCTGCTCAAGAACGGCACCTTGAAGACCTACAAGGCCTTTCCCCACGGCATGCCGACCACCGAGGCCGCCACCATCAACGCCGACCTGCTGGCTTTCATCAAGGGCTGA
- a CDS encoding AraC family transcriptional regulator, which yields MAQPLRTTSSAWMRGVATMLTGQGLDAAALFAEVDLSIADLDDCDHRWPTEALSRLWVLAAERSGNPDIGLAKRDAPRPDHYGVAGYAMMSSPDLKTGLARLIRYMCLVSDAVTITLEPGQGGHWVRTDVFGGECPIPRQRYDYGVVNLLNLCRWMLDRRLTPLATRFTHPVPLSIAAYNEAFQSPLEFDAPFNGFLVSDQDLACKLTTSAPELIAIHDRIADEALERLVRNDTTHRARSAIAKLLPDGSPLRSAIAAELGLSDRTFQRRLADEGISFSDLVDDVRRELAQRYLADSRMTITDIGYLLGYADQSTFFRASNRWFGESPGEYRSRVLNGYQRETVLARGS from the coding sequence ATGGCGCAGCCGCTTCGAACGACCTCATCAGCCTGGATGCGTGGCGTCGCGACCATGCTCACTGGTCAGGGACTCGATGCGGCCGCGCTGTTTGCGGAGGTCGACCTGTCGATCGCCGATCTCGACGATTGCGATCATCGCTGGCCGACCGAGGCGCTGAGCCGATTGTGGGTGCTGGCGGCGGAGCGGTCGGGCAATCCGGACATCGGACTGGCCAAGCGCGACGCGCCGCGGCCCGATCACTACGGCGTCGCCGGCTATGCGATGATGTCGAGCCCCGATCTGAAGACCGGGCTGGCCCGCCTGATCCGCTACATGTGTCTCGTCAGCGACGCGGTGACCATCACGCTCGAACCCGGCCAGGGGGGCCACTGGGTGCGCACCGACGTGTTCGGCGGTGAATGTCCCATTCCACGGCAGCGCTACGACTATGGCGTCGTCAACCTGCTCAATCTGTGCCGCTGGATGCTCGACCGGCGGCTGACGCCGCTCGCCACCCGCTTCACGCATCCGGTGCCGCTGTCGATCGCGGCGTACAACGAAGCCTTCCAGTCACCGCTCGAATTCGACGCGCCATTCAACGGCTTCCTGGTGTCGGACCAGGATCTCGCCTGCAAGCTGACGACCTCCGCGCCCGAGCTCATCGCCATTCACGATCGCATCGCCGACGAGGCGCTGGAGCGGCTGGTCAGGAACGATACGACGCATCGCGCGCGGTCGGCGATCGCCAAGCTGCTGCCCGACGGCAGCCCGCTGCGATCGGCGATCGCAGCCGAGCTCGGCTTGAGCGACCGCACCTTCCAGCGCCGGCTGGCCGACGAGGGCATCTCCTTCAGCGATCTCGTCGATGATGTCAGGCGCGAGCTGGCGCAACGCTACCTCGCCGATTCCCGCATGACGATCACCGACATCGGCTATCTGCTCGGCTATGCCGACCAGAGCACGTTCTTCCGCGCCTCCAACCGCTGGTTCGGCGAGTCGCCGGGCGAATATCGCAGCCGCGTGCTGAATGGATATCAGCGGGAGACCGTGCTCGCGCGCGGCAGCTGA
- a CDS encoding ester cyclase yields the protein MRTPIVGALAVAFAGLVATPALAERAHSAEEERNKQIVLDFYEQGLNRKDFAAASKYLGTYIQHNPNAEDGPEGFRKFVEFLKVKFPQSHSEITKVLVDGDFVILRVHAIREPGTRGNAIVDIFRLKDGKIEEHWDSVQPIPEQSANSNGMF from the coding sequence ATGAGGACACCTATCGTCGGGGCTCTGGCTGTTGCGTTCGCCGGTCTTGTTGCGACACCCGCGCTGGCCGAGCGCGCTCATTCGGCCGAGGAGGAGCGCAACAAGCAGATCGTGCTCGACTTCTATGAGCAGGGTCTCAACCGCAAGGACTTCGCCGCGGCCTCGAAATATCTCGGCACCTACATTCAGCATAATCCGAATGCCGAGGACGGCCCGGAGGGATTCCGCAAGTTCGTCGAATTCCTGAAGGTCAAATTCCCGCAGTCTCATAGCGAGATCACGAAGGTGCTGGTCGACGGCGACTTCGTCATCCTGCGCGTGCATGCCATCCGCGAGCCCGGCACCCGCGGCAATGCGATCGTCGATATCTTTCGTTTGAAGGACGGCAAGATCGAGGAGCATTGGGATTCGGTGCAGCCGATCCCCGAACAGTCGGCCAATTCGAACGGCATGTTCTAA
- the thiD gene encoding bifunctional hydroxymethylpyrimidine kinase/phosphomethylpyrimidine kinase yields MSTPIALTIAGSDSSGGAGIQADLKTFAALSVYGASVLTALTAQNTRGVTGVHLVPPDFVAAQIDAVFDDLAVGAVKIGMVAQGPIADAIAASLARWRPAHIVLDPVMVATSGARLLPEDAIEALRSRLIPQASLITPNLPEAAALLGEPVAETDEAIAAQGRRLLALGCPAVLIKGGHGQGAESTDHLITSDRSIPLPAPRVGTKNTHGTGCSLSSAVAAGLAKGEDLETAVRNAKAFISGAIAAADRFTVGRGHGPVHHLYRFY; encoded by the coding sequence ATGAGCACGCCCATAGCCCTCACCATCGCCGGCTCGGATTCCTCGGGAGGAGCCGGCATTCAGGCCGATCTGAAGACCTTCGCCGCGCTGTCGGTTTATGGTGCCTCGGTGCTGACGGCGCTGACCGCGCAGAACACCCGGGGTGTCACCGGCGTGCATCTGGTGCCGCCCGATTTCGTCGCCGCGCAGATCGACGCCGTGTTCGACGATCTCGCCGTCGGCGCGGTCAAGATCGGCATGGTGGCGCAGGGGCCGATTGCCGACGCCATCGCCGCCAGCCTGGCGCGCTGGCGCCCCGCGCACATCGTGCTCGATCCGGTGATGGTGGCAACCTCCGGGGCGCGGCTGTTGCCGGAGGACGCGATCGAGGCGCTGCGCAGCCGGCTCATCCCGCAGGCGTCGCTGATCACGCCAAACCTGCCGGAAGCGGCCGCGCTGCTCGGCGAGCCGGTTGCCGAGACCGACGAAGCGATTGCCGCGCAGGGCCGCCGCTTGCTCGCGCTCGGCTGTCCGGCGGTGCTGATCAAGGGCGGACATGGGCAGGGCGCCGAAAGCACCGATCACCTGATCACGTCCGATAGGAGCATCCCGCTGCCGGCGCCGCGCGTCGGCACGAAGAACACGCACGGCACCGGCTGCTCGCTGTCATCGGCGGTCGCCGCGGGGCTCGCGAAGGGCGAGGATCTGGAGACCGCCGTGCGCAACGCCAAGGCCTTCATCTCCGGCGCGATTGCGGCCGCCGACCGCTTCACGGTGGGCCGCGGCCACGGCCCGGTGCATCATCTCTATCGGTTCTATTGA
- a CDS encoding Lrp/AsnC family transcriptional regulator, producing MVPFFVQIKCKLGQSYVVANALAEAEIASEIYSTAGNYDLLVKFYVDNETDIGHFVNEKVQVLPGIQDTHTIITFKAFGAT from the coding sequence ATGGTTCCTTTCTTCGTCCAGATCAAGTGCAAGCTCGGCCAGTCCTACGTCGTCGCCAATGCGCTGGCCGAGGCCGAAATCGCCTCCGAGATCTACTCGACGGCCGGAAACTACGACCTCCTGGTGAAGTTCTACGTCGACAACGAGACCGATATCGGCCACTTCGTGAACGAGAAGGTCCAGGTCCTGCCGGGCATCCAGGACACCCACACCATCATCACCTTCAAGGCCTTCGGCGCCACCTAG
- a CDS encoding helix-turn-helix domain-containing protein, with the protein MKAVSSLLPSYGFSAEQMDTETNIAAWREATSTFFDVDEFAAEAAPFRADVLSYALGSVLLGSARAGGQRFRRSAETIARSGVDHVIVQLYVTGGYEGVAGHRAIKVEAGDLCVLDLAQTLETRASAFENVTLVVPRPMFDARLLQVDDLHGLVLPRGGAMAPLLARHFGALLDCAPRMSFDECQAVVEGTISLISACLRGELERRDADRGATADPSLLRIRQYIEARLASPELSADAVALHFGLSRASLYRLFAPIGGIADYIRSRRLHRAFFDLAATGSRSVRVSEVARRWQLGTDAHFTRLFKTAYGITPSAAREAAMLGPPQLSARTDAEPASPLSRWMRGIAAPRTGE; encoded by the coding sequence ATGAAAGCTGTATCGTCCCTGCTGCCGAGCTATGGCTTCTCGGCCGAGCAGATGGACACCGAGACCAACATCGCGGCCTGGCGCGAGGCGACCTCGACGTTCTTTGACGTCGATGAGTTCGCTGCCGAAGCTGCGCCGTTCAGGGCCGACGTGCTGTCCTATGCGCTCGGCTCGGTCCTGCTCGGATCGGCGCGCGCCGGTGGCCAGCGCTTCCGGCGGTCGGCCGAGACGATCGCGCGCAGCGGCGTCGATCATGTCATCGTGCAGCTCTATGTGACCGGCGGATATGAGGGCGTCGCCGGCCACCGTGCCATCAAGGTCGAAGCCGGCGATCTCTGCGTGCTCGATCTCGCCCAGACACTCGAGACGCGCGCGAGCGCGTTCGAGAATGTCACCCTGGTCGTCCCCCGTCCGATGTTCGACGCGCGCCTGCTGCAAGTCGACGATCTGCACGGGCTGGTGCTGCCGCGCGGCGGCGCGATGGCGCCGCTCCTGGCGCGACACTTCGGCGCACTGCTCGACTGCGCGCCACGGATGAGCTTCGACGAATGCCAGGCCGTGGTCGAGGGCACGATCTCCCTGATCTCGGCCTGCCTGCGCGGCGAGCTGGAGCGCCGCGATGCGGACCGCGGCGCGACGGCCGATCCCTCGCTGCTGCGCATCCGGCAGTATATCGAAGCCCGGCTGGCGAGCCCCGAGCTCAGCGCCGACGCCGTGGCGCTGCATTTCGGACTGTCGCGAGCGTCGCTGTATCGGCTGTTCGCGCCCATCGGCGGCATCGCCGACTACATCCGGAGCCGGCGCCTGCACCGAGCCTTCTTCGATCTGGCCGCGACCGGATCGCGCAGCGTGCGCGTCAGCGAGGTGGCGCGACGCTGGCAGCTCGGCACCGATGCGCATTTCACCCGGCTGTTCAAGACCGCCTACGGCATCACGCCGAGCGCGGCGCGCGAGGCGGCCATGCTCGGCCCGCCGCAGCTGTCGGCCCGGACGGATGCGGAGCCGGCCTCGCCGCTCAGCCGTTGGATGCGAGGGATAGCAGCGCCCCGGACCGGGGAATGA
- a CDS encoding EAL domain-containing protein, with translation MQVEEYSAPTLQERDGARIGSGREKLRESLSRYRLYRPAIIAACVGVILSVAGTVAVGRWENRLARTDFEGVAEAQAILVQNGVNEYVSRLTALRTRFESANDDITRSEYQTFSARLFEAHRGMLRLAWLPRIKRKERGEYEAAAITDGVPAFRIKSYPDGTVAPENDEYYPVYFSTEAKTSPVYGLDYWSIPDHRAVLEQSRDYDMIGALRTRQNLINQNERNNAVMIGIPVYAKGTSRTTVADRRRNLSGFIVGVFDLPTLLQSVRASNPNSPALQINLLPPERVINASGVDPQRWPSDPNIWSTTLRIGDADWVFQAAPAGGGLMASHNRALALYAAGMATTIFLAVYLALSSRNAQQLALANRRVLELAQTDALTGLANRAFFLEEMERINDDKNGRFTVFLLDLDRFKNVNDSLGHGAGDELLMQVAQRLRSQLRDEDVLARLGGDEFAVIQAGFDDQRTAAIELAQRITRLIAEPFQIGGQRVEIGTSIGISLAPQHGRDQEHLLKKADLALYRSKSAGRSCYTLYDDVMSAELEARNTLEGDLRDAIAQCQFEVHYQPFYDAETRERRGVEALVRWRHPVKGLVPPDKFIPLAESTGLIVPLGEWIIGRVCDDATAWPDDVKVAVNLSPVQFKQAELFDVIQSALSRSGLDPKRLEIEITESVLLERAAENESFIDRLKGLGISLALDDFGTGYSSLRSLTAFPFNKIKIDKSFVANLSVRDESAAVISSVVTLARGLGIHITAEGVETEEQLAHLCELGVNFAQGYLLGRPMPVEQLEKHLEISRAAPEPEAAEKAVEQADDVERDARSAAVVALIPRSGALLSLASNG, from the coding sequence TTGCAGGTTGAAGAGTACAGCGCACCGACGCTGCAGGAACGTGATGGCGCTCGCATCGGTAGCGGGCGGGAGAAGCTGCGCGAGTCGCTATCTCGCTACCGGCTCTATCGTCCCGCCATCATCGCCGCTTGCGTCGGCGTCATTCTGTCGGTCGCCGGGACCGTCGCCGTCGGCCGCTGGGAGAACCGGCTGGCGCGCACCGATTTCGAAGGCGTCGCCGAGGCCCAAGCAATCCTGGTCCAGAACGGCGTCAACGAATATGTCAGCCGGCTGACCGCGCTGCGCACCCGCTTCGAATCCGCCAACGACGACATCACCCGCAGCGAGTACCAGACGTTCAGCGCGCGCCTGTTCGAAGCGCATCGCGGCATGCTGCGTCTCGCCTGGCTGCCGCGGATCAAGCGCAAGGAGCGCGGCGAGTACGAAGCCGCCGCGATCACCGACGGCGTTCCGGCCTTCCGCATCAAGTCCTATCCGGACGGCACGGTCGCACCGGAGAATGATGAGTATTATCCGGTCTACTTCTCGACCGAAGCAAAGACCTCGCCCGTCTACGGGCTCGACTATTGGAGCATTCCCGATCATCGCGCGGTGCTGGAGCAGTCGCGCGACTACGACATGATCGGCGCGCTGCGCACGCGCCAAAACCTGATCAATCAGAACGAGCGCAACAACGCCGTCATGATCGGCATCCCCGTTTACGCCAAGGGGACGTCGCGGACGACGGTCGCTGACCGCCGCCGCAACCTCTCCGGCTTCATCGTCGGCGTGTTCGATCTGCCGACGCTGCTGCAGTCGGTGCGTGCGAGCAATCCCAACAGCCCGGCGCTGCAGATCAACCTGCTGCCGCCGGAGCGCGTCATCAATGCCTCCGGTGTCGACCCGCAGCGCTGGCCCAGCGATCCCAACATCTGGTCCACGACGTTGCGCATCGGGGACGCCGACTGGGTGTTTCAGGCCGCGCCCGCCGGTGGCGGCCTGATGGCCAGCCACAATCGCGCGCTGGCGCTCTACGCCGCCGGCATGGCGACCACGATCTTCCTCGCGGTGTATCTGGCGCTGTCGAGCCGCAATGCGCAGCAACTGGCGCTCGCCAACCGCCGCGTGCTCGAGCTGGCGCAGACCGATGCGTTGACCGGGCTCGCCAACCGGGCTTTCTTCCTCGAGGAGATGGAGCGCATCAACGACGACAAGAACGGCCGCTTCACCGTCTTCCTGCTCGATCTCGACCGCTTCAAGAACGTCAACGACTCGCTCGGCCATGGCGCGGGCGACGAGCTGCTGATGCAGGTCGCGCAACGGCTGCGCTCGCAGCTGCGCGACGAGGACGTGCTGGCCCGGCTCGGCGGCGACGAGTTCGCTGTGATCCAGGCCGGCTTCGACGACCAGCGGACCGCCGCGATCGAGCTGGCGCAGCGCATCACGCGGTTGATCGCCGAACCGTTCCAGATCGGCGGGCAGCGGGTCGAGATCGGCACCAGCATCGGCATTTCGCTCGCTCCGCAGCACGGCCGCGACCAGGAGCACCTGCTCAAGAAGGCCGACCTCGCGCTCTACCGTTCGAAATCCGCGGGCCGCAGCTGCTACACGCTGTATGACGATGTCATGTCGGCCGAGCTCGAGGCGCGCAACACGCTCGAGGGCGATCTGCGCGACGCCATCGCGCAGTGCCAGTTCGAAGTCCACTATCAGCCGTTCTACGACGCCGAGACCCGCGAACGCCGCGGCGTCGAGGCGCTGGTGCGCTGGCGCCATCCGGTCAAGGGCCTGGTGCCTCCGGACAAGTTCATCCCGCTCGCGGAATCGACCGGCCTGATCGTGCCGCTCGGCGAGTGGATCATTGGCAGGGTCTGCGACGACGCGACAGCCTGGCCCGACGACGTCAAGGTCGCGGTCAATCTGTCGCCGGTGCAGTTCAAGCAGGCGGAACTGTTCGACGTGATTCAGTCAGCGCTGTCGCGTTCGGGTCTCGATCCGAAGCGGCTCGAGATCGAGATTACCGAATCCGTGCTGCTGGAACGCGCGGCCGAGAACGAGAGCTTCATCGACCGGCTGAAGGGCCTCGGCATTTCGCTCGCGCTCGACGATTTCGGCACCGGCTATTCCTCGCTGCGCTCGCTGACAGCCTTCCCCTTCAACAAGATCAAGATCGACAAGTCCTTCGTCGCCAATCTGTCCGTGCGTGACGAGAGCGCGGCGGTCATCTCCTCGGTGGTGACCCTGGCGCGCGGGCTCGGCATCCACATCACCGCCGAAGGCGTCGAGACCGAGGAGCAGCTCGCGCATCTGTGCGAGCTCGGTGTCAACTTCGCTCAGGGCTATTTACTCGGCCGGCCGATGCCGGTCGAACAGCTCGAGAAGCATCTGGAGATTTCGCGCGCCGCGCCCGAGCCGGAGGCTGCTGAGAAGGCTGTCGAGCAGGCCGATGACGTGGAGCGTGATGCGCGCTCGGCCGCGGTTGTCGCGCTCATTCCCCGGTCCGGGGCGCTGCTATCCCTCGCATCCAACGGCTGA